One window of Aliarcobacter lanthieri genomic DNA carries:
- a CDS encoding VC_2705 family sodium/solute symporter, giving the protein MELQSLIYLFVGVSFTIYFGLALWTKASSTKDFYIVKNSFNPIFGGASIAVDFISAVTFISLSGAFLTYGYGSIAFIIGLVGGIVILSIIIIPYLQKTQNLSIPNFLEKRFYSKYIKLISIFIVVLVSFIYISAQLKGVGIIFSRIFQLDLTTGLLIGMGITLIYAFIGGMRNMAYAQIAQYIIILFAFMTPAIFLTIEFTTTFLPQLAIFSKTSFGEELYLMQAFDRTLNDLGFKPSSDLDLINTILIAISLMFGVACLPHIVIKFFSNPSVKDARKSALWALVFISIIYTSIFSIFAISTLNIVKNTTNIEYEAFINDEVKTTHDTLNSGKWLKIWENIGLVKFNDSNKNGNIDLQNGENNFGELNINPDALALLNPEIANLPNWVIALFLAGALAATLSTITGLILIIKTTLSYELFEQSFKKNSINKVLLSKLFIVVIIVLATLFHIPNFTILQTVAIAFTLCTATLFPTLVLAIFYEKTNTQGAIIGILTALIFTLIYAIYFLYFNNSQHINLRVEGIGVIGAILNFIVTITISNLTSKIHKDVD; this is encoded by the coding sequence ATGGAATTACAATCTTTAATCTACTTATTTGTAGGAGTATCATTTACAATATATTTTGGTTTAGCTTTATGGACAAAGGCTAGTTCTACAAAAGATTTTTATATTGTAAAAAACTCTTTTAACCCTATTTTTGGTGGAGCTTCTATTGCAGTAGATTTTATCAGTGCTGTTACTTTTATATCTTTAAGCGGAGCTTTTTTAACATATGGATATGGGAGTATAGCCTTTATTATAGGTTTAGTTGGTGGGATTGTTATACTTTCAATAATTATTATTCCTTATTTACAAAAAACACAAAACCTATCTATTCCAAATTTTTTAGAAAAAAGGTTTTATTCAAAATATATTAAGCTAATATCTATTTTTATAGTTGTTTTAGTATCATTTATATATATTTCAGCACAATTAAAAGGTGTTGGAATAATATTCTCAAGAATTTTCCAACTTGACTTAACAACTGGTTTACTAATAGGTATGGGAATAACTTTAATTTATGCTTTTATTGGTGGTATGAGGAATATGGCTTATGCTCAAATTGCACAATATATAATTATACTATTCGCATTTATGACACCAGCTATATTTTTAACTATAGAGTTTACAACTACATTTTTACCTCAATTAGCAATTTTTTCAAAAACTTCTTTCGGAGAAGAGTTATATTTAATGCAAGCTTTTGATAGGACATTAAATGATTTAGGATTTAAACCATCATCAGATTTGGATTTAATAAATACAATATTAATAGCTATATCTTTAATGTTTGGAGTTGCTTGTTTACCACATATTGTTATAAAGTTTTTTTCAAATCCTTCAGTAAAAGATGCTAGAAAATCAGCATTATGGGCATTAGTATTTATATCTATTATTTATACTTCAATATTTTCTATTTTTGCTATTTCGACTTTGAATATTGTAAAAAATACAACTAATATAGAATACGAAGCATTCATAAATGATGAAGTAAAAACAACTCATGATACACTAAATAGTGGGAAATGGTTGAAAATATGGGAAAATATTGGTTTAGTAAAATTTAATGATTCAAATAAAAATGGAAATATTGATTTACAAAATGGTGAAAATAATTTTGGAGAATTAAATATAAATCCAGATGCATTAGCTCTTTTAAATCCTGAAATAGCAAACCTTCCAAATTGGGTTATAGCTTTATTTTTAGCAGGTGCTTTAGCAGCAACACTATCGACTATAACTGGACTTATTTTAATTATAAAAACAACTCTTTCTTATGAGTTATTTGAGCAAAGCTTTAAAAAAAATAGTATAAATAAAGTATTATTATCTAAACTATTTATAGTTGTAATCATCGTTTTAGCAACTTTATTTCATATTCCAAATTTTACAATTTTGCAAACTGTGGCTATAGCATTCACATTATGTACAGCTACTTTATTTCCTACTTTAGTTTTAGCAATATTTTATGAAAAAACAAATACTCAAGGTGCCATTATTGGGATATTAACTGCATTAATATTTACATTAATTTATGCTATTTATTTTTTATATTTCAATAATTCACAACATATAAATTTAAGAGTTGAAGGAATAGGAGTTATAGGTGCTATTTTAAATTTTATTGTTACAATAACTATATCAAATCTAACTTCAAAAATACACAAAGATGTTGATTAG
- a CDS encoding DUF4212 domain-containing protein, giving the protein MYNQEIRQDLFKNNIILILKFIIPFFIFSLGFGIIFIDFFNQLEIFGTKLGYFISSQLTIYISILTVFIYNKKISQIETKYEIIQ; this is encoded by the coding sequence ATGTATAATCAAGAAATAAGACAAGATCTATTTAAAAATAATATTATACTTATTTTAAAATTTATTATTCCATTTTTTATATTCTCTTTAGGTTTTGGAATAATTTTTATTGATTTTTTCAATCAATTAGAAATCTTTGGTACAAAACTAGGATATTTTATATCTAGTCAATTAACTATTTACATATCAATTCTTACAGTTTTTATATATAACAAAAAAATATCTCAGATTGAGACGAAATATGAGATTATTCAATAA
- a CDS encoding response regulator transcription factor translates to MKILLLEDELMLNNTIYEYLKNIGHMVESFVDGQIALDNISNGYDLLILDVNVPTLDGFELLNELNIRKIHIPTIFISAQVDIEDITKAYELGAREYLKKPFHLGELGIKINQILKKEQNNTSHIRFSENYSYSKDKQTLYFNGEPQNLTKKQLEIIHILALNINMIVDFERFRVDVWDAENIDNPTIRAEISRLKKALKEDFIKNIRGLGYKIDRYYSV, encoded by the coding sequence ATGAAAATACTGCTTCTTGAAGATGAATTAATGTTAAACAATACTATTTATGAATATTTAAAAAATATAGGTCATATGGTAGAAAGTTTTGTAGATGGACAAATTGCTTTGGACAATATATCAAATGGTTATGATTTACTTATTTTAGATGTTAATGTTCCAACTTTAGATGGATTTGAGCTTTTAAATGAATTAAATATAAGAAAAATACATATTCCAACAATATTTATATCTGCACAAGTAGATATTGAAGATATTACAAAAGCATATGAATTAGGGGCTAGAGAATATTTAAAAAAACCTTTTCATCTAGGTGAACTTGGTATTAAAATAAACCAAATATTAAAAAAAGAGCAAAATAACACTTCTCATATTAGATTTTCTGAAAATTACTCTTACTCAAAAGATAAACAAACTTTATACTTTAATGGAGAACCTCAAAACCTTACAAAAAAACAATTAGAGATTATTCATATTTTAGCTTTAAATATAAATATGATTGTAGATTTTGAACGATTTAGAGTTGACGTTTGGGATGCTGAAAATATTGATAATCCAACAATTAGAGCTGAAATTTCAAGGCTTAAAAAAGCGTTAAAAGAAGATTTTATAAAAAATATTCGTGGTCTTGGATATAAAATAGATAGATACTACTCAGTATAA
- a CDS encoding cache domain-containing protein encodes MLKAKSLYHLIVYSIFFIVILISFFTFIIINNAHDELQEKVHTLKEDYTNNQKDLLINYVNYVLEFMDYYYEENKYKKSDNEIKKDILKALEKISISNNPNEYIFIYDVNATLIYNATTDKSNIGKNFSNFEDFNGKKVLLELIEASKNADGGFVDYFWSKPEIHKERNKLSFVKSYSKWNWIVGKGVYLDEIDRLIKQKEEEYNKKISNYTLQITSLTILLILYSIFIYKNATILIVNDVKEIGKYFKESEQNSNPINQNRIIFGEFKVIANYANDAMTNIKLKTTMLEDLNKNLEFKVKEKTKELSNLVDSQKKFIKNSVHEINTPLTIIRTNIDLLKMKVPPNNYITNIESGSKIIQYIYDDLSYLIKKDRVIYEKEYLNFSEILKGRLEFFDEIVKSNSLYFIKNIEDDVYIKFNAIELQRVIDNNLSNAVKYSFSSSPIFVKLFYIDDEVIEFSVTTNSKSIEDVDKIFEDFYRENSSRGGFGLGLKIVKEICDKNFVTISILSDKKETKFTYRFKINENTAS; translated from the coding sequence ATGTTAAAAGCAAAGAGTCTTTATCACTTAATTGTATATAGTATATTTTTTATAGTTATTCTTATATCATTTTTTACATTTATCATTATTAATAATGCTCATGATGAGTTACAAGAAAAAGTTCATACTTTAAAAGAGGACTATACAAACAATCAAAAAGATTTATTAATAAATTATGTAAATTATGTTTTAGAATTTATGGATTACTATTATGAAGAAAATAAATATAAAAAATCTGACAATGAGATAAAAAAAGATATTTTAAAAGCTCTAGAAAAAATATCTATAAGTAATAATCCAAATGAATATATATTTATTTATGATGTAAACGCAACTTTAATCTATAATGCAACTACTGATAAATCAAATATAGGTAAAAATTTTTCTAATTTTGAAGATTTTAATGGTAAAAAAGTTCTTTTAGAATTAATAGAAGCCTCAAAAAATGCTGATGGTGGATTTGTTGATTATTTTTGGTCAAAACCAGAAATTCATAAAGAAAGAAATAAACTTTCATTTGTAAAATCATATTCTAAATGGAATTGGATTGTAGGGAAAGGTGTATATCTGGATGAAATTGATAGATTAATAAAACAAAAAGAAGAAGAATATAATAAAAAAATTTCTAACTATACTCTACAAATAACATCATTAACAATTTTACTTATTTTATATTCAATATTTATTTATAAAAATGCAACTATTTTAATTGTAAATGATGTAAAAGAGATAGGGAAATATTTTAAAGAATCTGAGCAAAATAGTAATCCAATAAATCAAAATAGGATTATTTTTGGAGAATTTAAAGTTATAGCAAACTATGCAAATGATGCTATGACAAATATTAAACTTAAAACTACAATGCTTGAAGATTTAAATAAAAATTTAGAATTTAAAGTTAAAGAGAAAACAAAAGAACTTTCAAATTTAGTAGATTCACAAAAAAAATTTATAAAAAATTCTGTTCATGAAATAAATACTCCTTTAACAATCATAAGAACAAACATTGACTTACTTAAAATGAAAGTTCCTCCAAATAACTATATAACAAATATTGAATCTGGTTCAAAAATAATTCAATATATTTATGATGATTTATCATATTTAATAAAAAAAGATAGAGTAATATATGAAAAAGAGTATTTAAACTTTTCTGAAATTCTAAAAGGAAGATTAGAGTTTTTTGATGAAATTGTAAAATCAAACTCATTATATTTTATAAAAAATATTGAAGATGATGTATATATCAAGTTTAATGCTATTGAACTTCAAAGAGTAATAGATAACAATCTATCTAATGCTGTGAAATATTCTTTTAGTTCTTCACCAATTTTTGTAAAACTTTTCTATATAGATGATGAAGTTATAGAGTTTAGTGTAACAACTAATTCAAAAAGCATTGAAGATGTAGATAAAATTTTTGAAGACTTTTATAGAGAAAACTCTTCACGTGGAGGATTTGGATTAGGTTTAAAAATTGTAAAAGAGATTTGTGACAAGAATTTTGTTACAATATCTATTTTATCAGACAAAAAAGAGACAAAATTTACTTATAGGTTTAAAATAAATGAAAATACTGCTTCTTGA
- a CDS encoding CinA family protein, translating to MAKIFSKKDMIFLQQLLRKSQNTITAAESCTGGLVASLITKISGSSDIFNGSIISYSNYIKEKELGVKSKTLNNFGAVSIEVVEEMLYGAIKKFDASFAIAISGVAGPTGGTKNKPVGMVVIGISNNKGLKKIKIYNFKGSREEVQEQAAKTALKQILKFIKKTLDN from the coding sequence ATGGCAAAAATATTCTCAAAAAAAGATATGATTTTTCTACAACAACTCTTAAGAAAATCACAAAATACAATTACTGCTGCTGAATCTTGTACTGGAGGATTGGTTGCTAGTTTAATTACAAAAATATCTGGTTCTTCTGATATTTTTAATGGAAGTATTATTAGCTACTCAAATTACATTAAAGAAAAAGAGTTAGGTGTAAAATCTAAAACTTTAAATAATTTCGGAGCAGTCAGTATTGAGGTTGTTGAAGAGATGCTTTATGGTGCAATTAAGAAATTTGATGCCTCATTTGCTATTGCAATATCTGGAGTAGCAGGTCCAACAGGTGGAACAAAAAATAAACCTGTAGGTATGGTAGTTATTGGGATTTCCAACAATAAAGGCTTAAAAAAAATAAAAATTTATAACTTCAAAGGTTCAAGAGAAGAAGTACAAGAGCAAGCTGCGAAAACAGCTTTAAAACAAATTTTAAAATTTATCAAAAAAACTCTTGACAATTAA
- a CDS encoding FAD-dependent oxidoreductase produces MSAKHYEVIVVGGGISGAALFFELAKYSDVNSICLLEKYDNLATLNSKGTSNSQTIHVGDIETNYTFDKAKITKRTAKMIEKFNLMYDLQDKIMFKHQKMALGVGEKEVEFITNRYNQFKEIFPYLELWDKEALREKEPLLVYADKERTKDRPEPIVAMGTSDQYTTVDFGAMTKELVKAAQNANSEKITDVYFNSEVDEVEKIGDKFKVTTTNGTVYTADFVVVNAGAHSLYLAHKMGYGKHMGSLSMAGSFYITNGTYLNGKVYMVQNDKLPFAALHGDPDILCEGKTRFGPTALALLVLERYKGGKSFFQCLKTMNFDGNIVKIFWDLLKDSDIRNYIFKNFLFEVPGINKKLFVKDAQKIVPSLSVEDIEYAKGFGGVRPQVLNKEEKKLMLGEASINPGNGIIFNMTPSPGATSCLGNAERDIKEVCKYLGKTFYQDQFLSDFTEQ; encoded by the coding sequence ATGAGTGCAAAACACTATGAAGTAATTGTTGTTGGTGGTGGAATTTCTGGTGCAGCTTTATTCTTTGAGCTAGCAAAATATTCTGATGTAAATAGTATCTGTTTATTAGAAAAGTATGATAATCTTGCAACTTTGAACTCTAAAGGAACAAGTAACTCTCAAACTATTCACGTTGGGGATATTGAGACAAACTATACTTTTGATAAAGCAAAAATAACTAAAAGAACAGCTAAAATGATTGAAAAATTCAATCTTATGTATGATTTACAAGATAAAATTATGTTTAAACACCAAAAAATGGCGTTAGGCGTTGGTGAAAAAGAAGTAGAATTTATAACAAATAGATATAACCAATTTAAAGAAATTTTCCCTTATCTAGAACTATGGGATAAAGAAGCTTTAAGAGAGAAAGAACCTCTTTTAGTGTATGCAGATAAAGAAAGAACTAAAGATAGACCAGAACCTATAGTTGCTATGGGAACAAGTGACCAATATACAACAGTTGATTTTGGAGCTATGACAAAAGAACTTGTAAAAGCTGCTCAAAATGCAAATAGTGAAAAAATAACTGATGTATATTTTAATTCTGAAGTTGATGAAGTTGAAAAAATTGGTGATAAATTTAAAGTAACAACAACAAATGGTACAGTTTATACAGCAGATTTTGTTGTTGTAAATGCTGGAGCTCACTCATTATATTTAGCTCATAAAATGGGATATGGAAAACATATGGGTTCTTTATCTATGGCTGGTTCGTTTTATATTACTAATGGTACATATTTAAATGGAAAAGTTTATATGGTACAAAATGATAAACTACCATTTGCTGCACTTCATGGAGATCCAGATATTTTATGCGAAGGTAAAACAAGATTTGGACCAACAGCACTCGCACTATTAGTATTAGAAAGATATAAAGGTGGAAAATCTTTCTTCCAATGTTTAAAAACTATGAATTTTGATGGAAATATTGTAAAAATTTTCTGGGATTTATTAAAAGATAGTGATATTAGAAACTATATATTTAAAAACTTTTTATTTGAAGTACCTGGTATAAATAAAAAATTATTTGTAAAAGATGCTCAAAAAATTGTTCCTTCTTTAAGTGTAGAAGATATTGAATATGCAAAAGGATTTGGTGGAGTAAGACCACAAGTTCTAAATAAAGAGGAGAAAAAATTAATGCTTGGAGAGGCTTCTATAAATCCAGGGAATGGAATTATTTTTAATATGACACCATCTCCAGGGGCAACTTCTTGTCTAGGAAATGCAGAAAGAGATATAAAAGAAGTTTGTAAATACTTAGGAAAAACTTTTTACCAAGACCAATTCTTATCTGACTTTACAGAACAATAA
- the ileS gene encoding isoleucine--tRNA ligase: MDYKDSLLLPKTDFPMRGNLPQNEPLRYVKWDENNVYEKMKHNRVGCESFTLHDGPPYANGNIHIGHALNKILKDIINKFHYFEGKSIRYVPGWDCHGLPIEQKVEEKIGSEKKKELPKSKLRQLCRDHATKFVDIQKDEFKKLGVIGDWENPYLTMDFKFEANIYRELCAIAKQGLLVQRSKPVYWSWAAQTALAEAEVEYEDKTSPSIYVAFKHQNIDASLIIWTTTPWTLPANQAIAINPEEEYVKTSDKFIVAKKLYHSLIEQEVIKGEIVETINIKELENTKATNPLNGRNSIIIFGDHVEMSAGSGAVHTAPGHGEDDYKVSLKYGIEVIMPVDAFGKYDETIVREKLFKDTDKYLGLHVFKANELILEELGSALLKRTDIRHSYPHCWRTHTPIIFRATKQWFISIDDKYGNKNKTLRENALEVINNIKFYPEWGKNRLKAMLEGRPDWCISRQRDWGVPIAFFRNKKTDEIIFDEKVLNYTAMIFEQKGCDAWYDLEISELLYPGSGLNPEDLEKTLDILDVWFDSGSTQNAVLRSRNYDAGTFPADMYLEGSDQHRGWFQSSLLTTLASSEVAPYKSILTHGFTVDEKGEKMSKSKGNVVAPDKVLKEYGSEILRLWVAMSDYQSDLKISDNILKQNGELYRKIRNTARFLLANIDGLEKIVDISEMGILDKWILNKAKKVFDEIEVSFNTYEFSKGLNKLNNFLVVDLSGIYLDVCKDRLYCDDKNDIHRTASQSAMALIAKKLISTMACILTYTMDELLEYAPAIIKEDSKDIFDFKKFELPEVDSNINEEFFLEAKEKFSEIKDALSKEKVIKSTLELEISTNSKEFIALDEVEASDWFLVSKLSNKEVTEILGSFKIEDSEFKIFKATAHKCPRCWKFTASAEETLCQRCEEVLK; this comes from the coding sequence ATGGATTACAAAGATAGTTTATTGCTTCCAAAAACAGATTTTCCAATGAGAGGGAATCTTCCACAAAATGAGCCACTAAGATATGTTAAGTGGGATGAAAACAATGTTTATGAAAAAATGAAACATAATAGGGTAGGATGTGAGTCATTCACTCTTCATGATGGTCCTCCTTATGCAAATGGAAATATTCATATTGGACATGCATTAAATAAAATTTTAAAAGACATTATTAACAAATTTCATTACTTTGAAGGAAAATCTATAAGATATGTTCCAGGTTGGGACTGTCATGGGCTTCCAATCGAGCAAAAAGTTGAAGAAAAAATTGGAAGTGAAAAGAAAAAAGAGCTTCCAAAATCAAAACTTAGACAGTTATGTCGAGATCATGCTACAAAATTTGTGGATATACAAAAAGATGAGTTTAAAAAACTTGGAGTTATTGGAGATTGGGAAAATCCATACTTAACAATGGATTTTAAATTTGAGGCAAATATTTATAGAGAACTTTGTGCTATTGCAAAACAAGGATTACTAGTTCAAAGAAGCAAACCAGTTTACTGGTCTTGGGCGGCACAGACTGCTTTAGCTGAAGCAGAAGTTGAGTATGAAGATAAAACTTCACCATCTATTTATGTAGCATTTAAACATCAAAATATTGATGCTAGTTTGATTATTTGGACAACAACACCTTGGACACTTCCCGCTAATCAAGCAATTGCAATAAATCCAGAAGAAGAATATGTAAAAACAAGTGATAAATTTATAGTTGCAAAGAAATTATATCATTCTTTAATAGAACAAGAAGTAATTAAAGGTGAAATAGTTGAAACTATAAATATAAAAGAATTAGAAAATACAAAGGCTACAAATCCACTAAATGGCAGAAATTCTATAATTATTTTTGGAGATCATGTTGAAATGAGTGCAGGAAGTGGTGCAGTTCATACAGCCCCTGGACATGGGGAAGATGACTATAAAGTATCACTTAAATATGGTATTGAAGTAATTATGCCTGTTGATGCTTTTGGAAAATATGATGAAACTATTGTAAGAGAAAAATTATTTAAAGATACAGATAAATATTTAGGGCTTCATGTATTTAAAGCAAATGAATTGATTTTAGAAGAACTTGGAAGTGCTTTGTTAAAAAGAACTGATATAAGACACTCATATCCACATTGCTGGAGAACACATACTCCAATTATATTTAGAGCAACAAAACAATGGTTTATCTCAATAGATGATAAATATGGGAATAAAAACAAAACTTTAAGAGAAAATGCACTTGAAGTTATAAACAATATAAAATTTTACCCAGAATGGGGAAAAAATAGGTTAAAAGCAATGCTTGAGGGAAGACCTGACTGGTGTATATCAAGACAGAGAGATTGGGGAGTTCCAATAGCATTTTTTAGAAATAAAAAAACAGATGAAATTATATTTGATGAGAAAGTACTAAATTATACAGCTATGATTTTTGAGCAAAAAGGTTGTGATGCTTGGTATGATTTAGAAATTTCAGAACTTTTATATCCAGGAAGTGGATTAAATCCTGAAGATTTAGAAAAAACTTTGGATATTTTAGATGTTTGGTTTGATAGTGGAAGTACACAAAATGCAGTTTTAAGAAGTCGAAACTATGATGCTGGAACTTTTCCTGCTGATATGTATCTTGAAGGAAGTGACCAACATAGAGGTTGGTTTCAATCTTCACTTTTAACAACTTTAGCTTCAAGTGAAGTAGCACCTTATAAATCAATTTTAACTCATGGTTTTACTGTTGATGAAAAAGGTGAGAAAATGAGTAAATCTAAAGGAAATGTTGTTGCTCCTGATAAAGTTTTAAAAGAATATGGAAGTGAAATTTTAAGACTTTGGGTTGCAATGAGTGATTATCAAAGTGATTTAAAAATTTCTGATAATATCTTAAAGCAAAATGGTGAACTTTATAGAAAGATAAGAAATACAGCTAGATTTTTATTAGCAAATATAGATGGTTTAGAAAAAATTGTTGATATTTCAGAAATGGGAATTTTAGATAAGTGGATTTTAAATAAAGCTAAAAAAGTTTTTGATGAGATTGAAGTATCTTTTAATACATATGAGTTCTCAAAAGGTTTAAATAAATTAAATAATTTTTTAGTAGTAGATTTATCTGGAATATATCTTGATGTTTGTAAAGATAGATTATATTGTGATGATAAGAATGATATCCATAGAACTGCAAGTCAAAGTGCTATGGCGTTAATTGCTAAAAAACTTATCTCAACTATGGCTTGTATTTTAACTTACACTATGGATGAACTTTTAGAGTATGCACCAGCAATTATAAAAGAGGATTCTAAAGATATCTTTGATTTTAAAAAGTTTGAATTACCAGAAGTCGATTCAAATATAAATGAAGAATTCTTTTTAGAAGCAAAAGAGAAATTTTCAGAAATAAAAGATGCTTTAAGTAAAGAAAAAGTTATAAAATCTACTTTAGAATTAGAGATATCTACAAATTCTAAAGAGTTTATAGCTTTAGATGAAGTTGAAGCAAGTGATTGGTTCTTAGTTAGTAAATTATCTAACAAAGAAGTAACTGAAATTTTAGGAAGCTTTAAAATAGAAGATAGTGAGTTTAAAATTTTTAAAGCAACAGCGCATAAATGTCCTAGATGTTGGAAATTTACAGCAAGTGCTGAAGAAACTCTTTGCCAAAGATGTGAAGAAGTATTAAAATAG
- a CDS encoding NifU family protein, producing the protein MFPFTDEDLKEPVKNIVEKKISPMLASDGGAIELLAIKNAKVYIQLKGACVGCNASGSTLKYVVEKELKSAIHPDLKIINVPIGQENYLED; encoded by the coding sequence ATGTTTCCATTTACAGATGAAGATTTAAAAGAACCTGTAAAAAATATAGTTGAGAAAAAAATATCTCCAATGTTGGCATCTGATGGTGGAGCAATAGAATTATTAGCTATAAAAAATGCAAAAGTATATATTCAACTTAAAGGTGCTTGCGTTGGCTGTAATGCAAGTGGAAGTACCTTAAAATATGTTGTTGAAAAAGAGTTAAAAAGTGCAATACATCCAGATTTAAAAATAATAAATGTCCCAATAGGACAAGAAAATTATTTAGAGGATTAA